GATCAGGTTGGAGCTGACGTTGAAGCACTTCCCGCAATGGTTGCACTCaaagggcttctccccggtgtggatgcGCATGTGCTTGACCAGGTCCGACGTCTGGTTGAAGCTCTGCCAGCACTCGGCGCATGTGTGGGGGATTTCAAAGGGGGAGTTCTGCTTCCTCGAGGCCCTGGCCTTCTTGGCTTTGCCGGGAGGCGAGGCCTTGTTGGCGGGGGAGCCCTCCGGGTGGCTGCATTTGCCCGGCTTCTTGCCCGGCGGGCTCTTCAGGTGGCGCTTGTGGTGGGAGCTGCGGCTGAACGTCTTCCCGCAGTCGATGCACtggtagggcttctccccggtgtgcgtCCGGACGTGCTGGACCAAGGTCGACTTGTCggtgaagcttttcccgcactcgGAGCACAGGtacggcttctcgcccgtgtggatcctctggtgccGGCTCAGGTTGGAGCTGACGCTGAACATCTTCCCGCAGTCCAGGCAcctgtagggcttctcccccgtgtggatcctctggtggTTGATCAGGTCCGAGCTCTGCGCAAAGGTCTGCCCGCACTCGGTGCAGATGTTGGGGTTCTCTCCGGAgcaggtcctctgcggggcagcGAGGCCTTTGCGCTTCCTCGCCTTTTTATCAGGGGGGCCAGCCCCCTTTCCCTCCAACAGGAGGCGGCTCTGCTCCTGGTCATCCGACGGCCGCCGACCCTTCGGCCGCCTATTCTGACCTGAGGTCTGAGGTGTTTTCCCTTTTGATCTTTTGGGAGGCATCTCACTTAGGTTTCACTGGAACGAAACAGTGTCCTCCTAGAGCCCGCCTTGTCGTTCCATCACCTGTtcagataaagagagagagagagagagctgttcaCATGTTACTTATGGCTcgcatcagggatggagaacctgctgccctctagatgttctggGACCCCCAGACTTTATGGAACTCACCGAAATGACTGG
Above is a window of Zootoca vivipara chromosome 2, rZooViv1.1, whole genome shotgun sequence DNA encoding:
- the LOC118080905 gene encoding zinc finger protein 501; translated protein: MPPKRSKGKTPQTSGQNRRPKGRRPSDDQEQSRLLLEGKGAGPPDKKARKRKGLAAPQRTCSGENPNICTECGQTFAQSSDLINHQRIHTGEKPYRCLDCGKMFSVSSNLSRHQRIHTGEKPYLCSECGKSFTDKSTLVQHVRTHTGEKPYQCIDCGKTFSRSSHHKRHLKSPPGKKPGKCSHPEGSPANKASPPGKAKKARASRKQNSPFEIPHTCAECWQSFNQTSDLVKHMRIHTGEKPFECNHCGKCFNVSSNLIRHKRIHTGEKPYTCSDCGKSFTDKSTLTQHNRIHTGEKPYTCTYCGKSFSRSSHHKRHQRIHAGENPVSFLPLWPYPNQMY